A region from the Vibrio rumoiensis genome encodes:
- a CDS encoding LysR family transcriptional regulator has translation MNLDKLARIDLNLLVILQVLIEEQSVTRAASRLNLSQSALSKSLNRLRDTLEDPLSAYFSWFKTNRSCPRISQNFAERTPRLIPNHSTTHVYPRDEPP, from the coding sequence GTGAATTTAGATAAACTAGCCAGAATCGATCTTAACTTACTCGTAATTTTACAAGTTCTGATTGAAGAACAAAGTGTTACGCGTGCGGCAAGTCGTTTGAATTTAAGTCAATCGGCATTAAGTAAAAGCTTAAACCGTCTACGCGATACACTAGAAGATCCTCTTTCAGCGTACTTCTCATGGTTTAAAACCAACCGCTCATGCCCTCGCATTAGCCAAAATTTTGCCGAGCGTACTCCAAGACTTATACCAAATCACTCAACCACCCACGTTTACCCCAGAGACGAGCCACCGTAA
- a CDS encoding multidrug effflux MFS transporter: MGLGQIVIGPLADRFGRRPVALFGVILYGLSSVLAAVAQEFELLQIARVLQGLAACSTSIVVFSAVRDCYSVKDGAKIYSYLNGAICVIPALAPTLGGVLALHFGWRSTFVFMTCYSILILCMVAFRFPETRPANTVSDGALYRWARYQPVLMDRHFLFYAICCMTGMGAILTYVSYSPVWLIGHLGMSELAFSGLFGVNALINIGACFGAPWVIKKLGNRPTVIFALSLFIVSAALQFAVQQSGLVSPLAAAAGFMLPMALLCIGFALLLGPATSMALSGFGERAGTAAAMLGFIQMSGASLLAGLIQQTSLTAPYAVICVMGGGAIILLSVMSMKRMNAWHVERLAHD; encoded by the coding sequence ATGGGATTAGGCCAGATTGTGATTGGCCCGCTTGCTGACCGTTTTGGTCGCCGACCAGTTGCGTTGTTTGGTGTCATTTTATACGGGTTGAGTAGTGTTCTAGCCGCCGTAGCACAAGAGTTTGAGTTGTTACAAATTGCTCGAGTACTACAAGGGTTAGCGGCTTGCTCGACTTCAATTGTCGTATTCAGCGCGGTTCGAGATTGTTACAGCGTAAAAGATGGGGCAAAAATTTATAGCTACCTCAATGGCGCGATTTGTGTGATACCAGCATTAGCTCCAACCTTAGGTGGGGTATTAGCACTGCATTTTGGTTGGCGTTCAACGTTTGTATTTATGACCTGCTATTCGATTTTGATTTTATGCATGGTGGCGTTTCGCTTCCCGGAAACACGACCAGCGAATACGGTCAGTGACGGCGCTCTGTACCGTTGGGCTCGTTATCAGCCAGTATTGATGGATCGACACTTTCTTTTTTATGCCATTTGCTGCATGACAGGCATGGGCGCGATTTTAACTTACGTGTCTTACTCACCAGTGTGGTTGATTGGACATTTAGGAATGTCGGAATTAGCGTTTAGTGGTTTGTTTGGTGTCAATGCACTGATTAATATCGGTGCTTGCTTTGGCGCACCATGGGTGATCAAAAAGCTTGGTAATCGCCCAACCGTTATCTTTGCATTATCATTATTTATCGTTTCGGCGGCTTTACAATTTGCGGTCCAGCAATCTGGGCTTGTTTCACCATTGGCAGCAGCGGCAGGTTTCATGCTACCAATGGCATTGCTATGTATTGGCTTTGCTTTGCTGCTTGGTCCGGCAACCAGCATGGCATTATCTGGTTTTGGCGAACGCGCTGGAACCGCGGCGGCAATGCTTGGCTTTATTCAAATGAGCGGCGCGTCATTATTGGCGGGCTTGATTCAACAAACCTCGTTAACGGCTCCTTATGCGGTGATCTGTGTAATGGGCGGCGGGGCGATTATATTGCTGTCAGTAATGTCGATGAAAAGAATGAACGCATGGCATGTCGAACGACTGGCTCACGATTGA
- a CDS encoding 2-hydroxyacid dehydrogenase, with the protein MKISMFSTKSYDEASFCQANENHGHECHFYNFQLDLKTASIAEDSQVVCAFVNDDLSRPVLEKLAKQGTKLIAMRCAGFDRVDLEAAKELGLQVVRVPAYSPEAIAEHAVGMMMCLNRRFHKAYQRTRDANFSLEGLTGFNFYGKTAGVIGTGKIGLAIMRILKGLGMNVLCYDPYPSDAANEIGATYSSLDDIYQQSDVITLHCPLTSENRRLLNAESFSKMKDKVMIINTSRGGLLDSQDAIEALKAGKIGALGLDVYDNEKELFFQDKSNDIITDDIFRRLSACHNVLFTGHQAFLTNEALANIADTTLSNIKLFSQGKSSGNEVL; encoded by the coding sequence ATGAAAATCTCAATGTTTAGCACAAAATCGTATGATGAAGCATCATTTTGTCAGGCGAATGAAAACCATGGTCATGAATGTCATTTTTATAATTTTCAACTGGATTTAAAAACCGCGTCAATTGCTGAAGATTCTCAAGTCGTCTGTGCGTTTGTTAATGATGACTTAAGTCGTCCTGTACTAGAGAAACTGGCAAAGCAAGGCACTAAACTGATTGCAATGCGCTGTGCCGGATTTGACCGTGTTGATTTAGAAGCTGCAAAAGAATTGGGATTACAAGTTGTAAGAGTGCCAGCATATTCACCAGAGGCCATTGCGGAACATGCAGTAGGCATGATGATGTGCTTAAATCGTCGTTTCCATAAAGCTTATCAGCGTACCCGTGATGCTAACTTTTCTTTAGAAGGTCTAACTGGATTTAACTTTTATGGTAAAACCGCAGGCGTGATTGGTACTGGTAAAATTGGCTTAGCCATTATGCGTATTTTAAAAGGACTAGGTATGAATGTTTTATGCTACGACCCATACCCTAGTGATGCCGCAAATGAGATTGGCGCAACTTACTCTTCGCTTGACGATATTTATCAGCAATCGGATGTGATCACACTGCATTGTCCTTTAACATCAGAAAATCGCCGGCTCTTAAATGCTGAATCATTTAGTAAAATGAAAGATAAAGTGATGATTATCAATACCAGCCGAGGTGGTCTACTGGATTCACAAGATGCCATTGAAGCGCTAAAAGCCGGAAAAATTGGCGCATTGGGACTTGATGTATATGACAATGAGAAAGAATTGTTCTTCCAAGATAAATCCAATGACATTATTACCGATGATATTTTCCGTCGTTTATCCGCTTGTCATAATGTTTTATTCACCGGACATCAGGCATTTCTAACGAATGAAGCATTAGCCAATATTGCTGATACGACATTAAGTAACATTAAGCTGTTCTCGCAGGGTAAGTCTTCTGGTAATGAAGTGCTCTAA
- a CDS encoding DUF1294 domain-containing protein, with the protein MITLQAGLIYCLILSFVTFIVYWKDKRASIKGNWRTPEKTLHILAFLGGWPGALLAQHLFRHKTSKFRFQFVFWLLVALNCIGTVLIQNPDFYM; encoded by the coding sequence ATGATTACCCTGCAAGCTGGATTAATTTACTGCTTAATCCTGAGTTTTGTCACTTTTATTGTCTATTGGAAAGACAAACGAGCGTCAATCAAAGGTAATTGGCGCACCCCAGAAAAAACGTTACACATACTTGCTTTTTTAGGTGGATGGCCGGGCGCGTTGTTAGCTCAGCACCTCTTTCGCCATAAAACCAGTAAGTTTCGTTTTCAGTTTGTATTTTGGTTATTAGTTGCCCTTAATTGTATTGGTACAGTTTTGATCCAAAACCCTGATTTTTATATGTAA
- a CDS encoding sulfurtransferase — MNSDYPLVSATWLFDHFSDDNVVVLDTTTQHAVVGEALELPRQYLPNSQLFDIENVFLDLTNPLPNTMPSPELFIEQARQLGINQDSVVVLYDARGLYSAPRAWWIFKTMGFEHVYVLDGGLSLWQSLGYPLVDSYTDIDRAMGNVNANYQAQKVFNVDDVLAAISNDDIQIIDVRSQERFLGKVAEPREGMRSGHIPSSINLPFSSVLEGHQFKKLEALETLLEQHLDASKQQVFSCGSGLTACIVLMAAYLCGYTNLAVYDGSWAEWGANHDLPVE; from the coding sequence ATGAACTCTGATTATCCTTTAGTTTCTGCAACTTGGCTCTTTGATCATTTTTCTGACGATAATGTCGTTGTTCTTGATACGACAACTCAACATGCCGTGGTCGGTGAAGCCTTAGAATTGCCTCGTCAGTATTTACCTAACTCTCAGCTTTTTGATATCGAAAATGTTTTCCTTGATTTAACCAATCCACTACCAAATACCATGCCAAGCCCTGAATTGTTTATCGAACAAGCTCGTCAGCTAGGCATTAATCAAGATAGTGTGGTGGTGCTCTATGATGCTCGAGGTTTATATTCCGCTCCTCGCGCTTGGTGGATATTTAAAACCATGGGCTTTGAGCACGTTTATGTCTTAGACGGTGGACTGTCATTATGGCAATCATTGGGCTACCCATTAGTGGATTCTTATACTGATATAGATAGAGCGATGGGTAATGTGAATGCAAACTATCAAGCGCAGAAAGTGTTTAATGTGGATGATGTGTTAGCGGCGATTTCAAACGATGATATTCAAATTATTGATGTGCGTTCGCAAGAGCGATTTTTAGGTAAAGTCGCAGAGCCTCGTGAAGGGATGCGATCTGGACATATTCCATCTTCAATTAACCTACCTTTTAGTTCGGTACTTGAAGGGCATCAATTCAAGAAACTCGAGGCGCTGGAAACACTACTTGAACAGCATTTAGATGCTTCAAAACAGCAAGTATTTTCATGTGGTTCAGGCTTAACGGCGTGTATTGTCCTGATGGCGGCTTATCTTTGTGGCTATACTAACCTAGCCGTATACGATGGCTCTTGGGCTGAATGGGGCGCAAACCATGATCTACCGGTTGAATAA
- a CDS encoding GFA family protein, giving the protein MTDVSYPVKGQCQCGSVNFTLKAAPKVVMACHCKECQKLSTSAFSITCVLDAKDIDIQGELKQTSRTADSGNENIGHFCAGCGNRIYQLNPAVPEMIKFKAAASLDDTRMIVPTMHVWTSEKQNWVVIPDDVQQFEKQR; this is encoded by the coding sequence ATGACGGATGTCAGTTATCCAGTAAAAGGCCAATGTCAGTGTGGTAGTGTGAACTTTACCTTGAAAGCGGCACCTAAAGTAGTAATGGCTTGCCATTGTAAAGAATGCCAAAAATTATCCACCAGTGCGTTTAGTATCACTTGTGTCCTGGATGCAAAGGATATTGATATTCAAGGTGAGCTAAAGCAAACCAGCCGCACTGCAGACAGCGGCAATGAAAATATCGGTCATTTCTGTGCTGGTTGCGGTAATCGTATTTATCAATTAAACCCTGCCGTGCCTGAAATGATCAAATTCAAGGCGGCGGCCAGTTTAGACGATACACGTATGATTGTACCGACGATGCATGTATGGACAAGCGAAAAGCAAAATTGGGTTGTGATCCCCGATGATGTTCAGCAATTTGAAAAACAACGTTAA
- a CDS encoding class II fumarate hydratase, which translates to MASVPSNTFYRTEHDSMGEVKVPKDALYQAQTQRAVDNFSISSLTMPPRFIQSVAMIKQAAAKANEELGLLDSTMSKAIQASCQAIIDGEYLDQFPIDVFQTGSGTSTNMNLNEVIATLSNQILEEETGQAQRVGPNDHVNMAQSSNDVIPSAIQLSALMAIEDELIPAMEHLSQVLKAKASALSHIVKTGRTHLMDAMPVTMGQELSGWKVQIDKARCRIEQLLPDLKQLAQGGTAVGTGINAPQEFAQLFTQHLSSITGKSIQPSDNYFYSLSCQDSSVAVSGELKAYAVALMKISNDLRWMNSGPLAGIGEIELPALQPGSSIMPGKVNPVIPEAVAMAAAQVIGNDTTITVAGQSGNFQLNVMLPVIALNLLQSIELLANSSRSLADQAIKDFVVREDNLDLALVKNPILVTALNPIIGYEKAAQIAKKAYKEKRAIIDVAEQETELSRAELEKALDPSKLTQGGIC; encoded by the coding sequence ATGGCTTCTGTTCCCTCCAATACTTTTTACCGTACCGAACATGACAGCATGGGAGAGGTAAAAGTCCCCAAAGATGCTTTATATCAGGCTCAAACTCAACGAGCCGTCGATAATTTTTCAATCAGTTCTTTGACCATGCCTCCTCGTTTTATTCAATCTGTTGCCATGATCAAACAAGCCGCTGCTAAAGCTAACGAAGAGTTGGGTCTACTCGATAGTACGATGTCTAAAGCGATTCAAGCGAGTTGTCAGGCCATTATAGATGGCGAGTATCTTGACCAATTTCCTATCGATGTTTTTCAGACTGGTTCTGGTACCAGCACCAACATGAATCTTAATGAAGTGATCGCGACCTTATCAAATCAAATTCTTGAAGAAGAAACGGGGCAAGCACAGCGTGTTGGGCCGAACGATCATGTCAATATGGCGCAAAGCAGTAATGATGTGATTCCCTCGGCGATTCAGCTTAGTGCATTAATGGCGATTGAAGATGAATTGATTCCTGCCATGGAGCATTTAAGTCAAGTGTTGAAGGCAAAAGCGTCTGCACTATCTCATATTGTGAAAACCGGTCGTACTCACTTAATGGATGCGATGCCAGTAACCATGGGGCAGGAGTTATCTGGTTGGAAGGTGCAAATCGATAAAGCTCGCTGCCGCATTGAACAACTCTTGCCTGATTTAAAGCAATTGGCGCAGGGCGGAACTGCAGTGGGTACCGGCATTAATGCACCTCAAGAATTTGCTCAATTATTTACTCAGCATCTGAGTTCAATAACGGGAAAGTCCATTCAGCCAAGCGACAACTATTTCTACAGTTTAAGCTGCCAAGACTCAAGTGTGGCTGTATCTGGTGAATTAAAAGCCTATGCTGTAGCCTTAATGAAAATATCCAATGATCTACGTTGGATGAATTCAGGGCCACTCGCGGGAATAGGTGAAATAGAACTGCCAGCTTTACAACCAGGTTCATCGATTATGCCAGGAAAAGTGAATCCTGTTATCCCCGAAGCCGTAGCCATGGCAGCAGCTCAAGTGATAGGGAATGACACAACGATTACGGTTGCAGGGCAAAGTGGTAATTTTCAATTAAATGTGATGTTGCCAGTGATTGCTCTCAACTTACTGCAAAGCATTGAACTACTGGCTAATAGTTCACGCAGTCTCGCGGATCAAGCGATAAAAGATTTTGTTGTGCGAGAAGATAATTTGGATTTGGCTCTCGTTAAAAATCCAATTTTAGTGACCGCGTTAAACCCTATTATTGGCTATGAAAAAGCTGCGCAAATTGCCAAGAAAGCGTATAAAGAAAAGCGTGCGATTATTGATGTGGCAGAACAAGAAACGGAATTATCTAGAGCAGAGTTAGAGAAAGCACTTGATCCGAGTAAGCTCACTCAAGGTGGTATCTGTTAG
- a CDS encoding OmpA family protein gives MNIKQMSFYPSVASIISLSLLMSPQVNAAAENAGEFYLGAKTGWSNFDFGQNDGDIDDDAWAGSVYGGYQFNEWFSLEGGYNYLGNSKEHVAGSEVNKTQIQNGELGAKLDWNLTSAWNLFGKVGTSYNYVDQKTGAYNDSDENWSLMLGAGVEYQLSHNWRVRTEYQWFDNVGESSTTGKTDVNYVSLGLSYYFGSSDSAAPVAAAATTAAVVAAQEPEPEPAVVEEPLPAATLSKGAFEHNSVELTSDAKSSLDPVVTYLEQRPEINVAVIGYTDSTGAAEYNQKLSEKRAQKAADYLTENGIDESRINVEGKGEENPIADNSTAEGREQNRRIEITYQD, from the coding sequence ATGAATATTAAACAAATGTCTTTTTACCCTTCTGTCGCGTCAATCATTTCTCTTTCTCTTCTTATGTCGCCACAGGTTAATGCCGCTGCAGAAAATGCCGGAGAGTTTTACCTTGGTGCTAAAACCGGTTGGTCTAATTTCGATTTCGGTCAGAATGACGGTGATATTGATGATGATGCCTGGGCTGGTAGTGTCTATGGTGGTTATCAATTTAACGAATGGTTCTCTTTAGAAGGTGGTTATAACTACCTTGGTAATTCGAAAGAGCATGTTGCTGGTAGCGAAGTTAATAAAACTCAGATTCAGAATGGTGAATTAGGGGCAAAATTAGATTGGAACCTTACTAGCGCATGGAATCTATTTGGTAAAGTAGGTACTTCATATAACTATGTCGATCAAAAAACAGGTGCTTATAATGATAGCGATGAAAACTGGTCACTAATGTTAGGTGCTGGTGTCGAATATCAACTAAGCCATAACTGGCGTGTACGTACCGAATATCAATGGTTTGATAACGTAGGCGAAAGTAGCACAACAGGTAAAACTGATGTTAACTACGTATCTCTTGGCCTAAGTTACTATTTTGGTAGTTCAGATAGTGCTGCACCAGTTGCTGCAGCGGCAACAACTGCGGCAGTGGTAGCCGCTCAAGAGCCAGAACCAGAACCAGCTGTTGTAGAAGAGCCATTACCAGCAGCAACCTTATCAAAAGGTGCTTTTGAACATAACTCTGTTGAATTAACATCAGATGCAAAAAGCTCTTTAGATCCAGTAGTCACATATTTAGAACAACGTCCTGAAATTAATGTTGCCGTTATCGGTTACACTGATTCAACAGGGGCAGCTGAATACAACCAAAAACTTTCAGAAAAACGCGCACAAAAAGCTGCTGATTACTTAACTGAAAATGGTATCGATGAATCACGCATCAACGTTGAAGGTAAAGGGGAAGAAAACCCTATTGCTGATAACTCAACAGCTGAAGGTCGTGAACAAAACCGTCGTATCGAAATTACTTATCAAGATTAA